TTTGAGGCCCCGATGAGGTCGAAGGTTCTCCTTATGTGATCCTTCAGCCCGCACAGCTTCAGGTCCCCTCCATTTTCCCTTGCGAGATGCTGCAGGGTAACCAGGGCTCCTATTATCGTGCTGTTTATATGATCTATATTCTGGAAATTGACCACCAGTTTGCTGCTTCCTTTTTTGAGCAATGTTCTTATTTCGTTCTTTACGGACAACACGGAGAACCTATCGAGCTCACCTATCAGGTC
The sequence above is a segment of the Candidatus Poribacteria bacterium genome. Coding sequences within it:
- a CDS encoding STAS domain-containing protein, whose amino-acid sequence is MDEVFKIREVGKVIIVDLIGELDRFSVLSVKNEIRTLLKKGSSKLVVNFQNIDHINSTIIGALVTLQHLARENGGDLKLCGLKDHIRRTFDLIGASKILQIFDKEEEAIASYG